One stretch of Planifilum fulgidum DNA includes these proteins:
- a CDS encoding DUF2621 family protein gives MSQWMFWAVLFWGLFMLAFLGIGGYFMFRKFLKSLPREDGKSILEWQEYYIEQTRHLWTEEQKELLEELVRPVPKLFRDVARQKIAAKIGELALKEKATEMREDLIIRGYILATPRRDHKFLIKTLQRKNIDLTPYRELL, from the coding sequence ATGTCGCAATGGATGTTTTGGGCCGTCCTCTTCTGGGGACTGTTCATGCTGGCCTTTCTCGGCATCGGCGGATACTTCATGTTTCGCAAGTTCCTCAAATCGCTGCCCCGGGAGGACGGCAAATCGATTCTGGAATGGCAGGAATATTACATCGAACAAACCCGTCACCTGTGGACGGAGGAACAGAAGGAGCTGCTGGAGGAGCTGGTTCGTCCGGTTCCCAAGTTGTTTCGGGATGTGGCCCGCCAGAAGATCGCCGCAAAGATCGGCGAACTGGCCCTGAAGGAAAAGGCGACGGAGATGCGGGAAGATCTCATCATCCGGGGATACATCCTGGCCACACCCCGCCGGGACCACAAGTTTCTGATCAAGACCCTGCAAAGGAAAAACATCGATCTGACCCCCTACCGGGAGCTGCTGTAA
- a CDS encoding type III polyketide synthase, whose product MARIVSVGTAVPEYEVDQREAREFARGLFREAFGDIDRLLKIFDHAAIERRRFSRPRSWFEQDHSFAERNKAYVEAACNLGEEAVRRCLKGAGLGPREVDHFIFVSSTGLSTPSIDAHLVNRLGMNPQVKRTPLWGLGCAGGAAGLARAFEVARAFPERRVLLLALELCGLTFRRNDLSKSNLVATSLFADGAAAALVAGEKAGVGGDGPRIIDAMSMTWPRSLDVMGWEVVDDGLKVIFSKDIPSIVRRKVGPVVKGFLRRWNLTPERVGRYIAHPGGAKVLSAYEEALSLKETVLSSARSVLRAHGNMSSATVLFVLEREMRERPERGTYGLITALGPGFSLELMLVRWGEEGPTESRVEAADHSGTGAPVSESGRTPSPDPPASSLPSHS is encoded by the coding sequence TTGGCGCGGATTGTCTCGGTGGGAACGGCCGTCCCCGAATACGAGGTGGACCAGCGGGAGGCGCGGGAGTTTGCCCGCGGGCTGTTCCGGGAGGCGTTTGGGGATATTGACCGGTTGTTGAAGATCTTTGATCATGCGGCCATCGAACGGCGCCGATTCAGCAGGCCCCGGTCCTGGTTTGAACAGGACCATTCCTTTGCCGAGCGAAACAAAGCTTATGTGGAAGCGGCGTGCAACCTGGGGGAGGAGGCGGTTCGCCGCTGCCTGAAGGGGGCGGGCCTTGGGCCCCGGGAGGTGGATCACTTTATTTTCGTCTCCTCCACCGGCCTGTCCACCCCCAGCATCGACGCCCATCTGGTCAACCGGTTGGGCATGAACCCCCAGGTGAAGCGAACCCCCCTCTGGGGATTGGGATGTGCCGGCGGAGCGGCGGGGCTCGCCCGCGCCTTCGAGGTGGCCCGGGCCTTTCCGGAACGGCGCGTTCTCCTGCTCGCCCTGGAGCTTTGCGGGCTCACCTTTCGCCGCAATGACCTGTCCAAAAGCAATCTGGTGGCCACGTCGCTGTTTGCCGACGGGGCCGCCGCGGCGTTGGTCGCCGGGGAGAAGGCGGGCGTGGGCGGGGACGGGCCGCGGATCATCGACGCGATGAGCATGACTTGGCCCAGGTCCCTGGACGTGATGGGATGGGAAGTGGTGGACGACGGTCTGAAAGTGATATTTTCCAAGGATATTCCGTCCATCGTGCGCCGGAAAGTGGGGCCGGTGGTGAAGGGGTTTTTGCGCCGGTGGAATTTGACCCCCGAGCGGGTGGGGAGGTATATCGCCCATCCCGGGGGAGCCAAGGTGCTGTCCGCCTACGAGGAGGCCCTTTCCCTGAAGGAGACCGTCCTGTCCAGCGCCCGTTCCGTCCTGCGCGCCCACGGAAACATGTCTTCGGCGACGGTGCTGTTTGTGTTGGAGCGGGAAATGCGGGAGCGGCCCGAACGGGGAACCTACGGACTGATCACCGCCCTCGGCCCCGGATTCAGCCTGGAACTGATGCTTGTCCGGTGGGGGGAGGAAGGGCCGACGGAAAGCCGGGTGGAGGCGGCGGATCACTCCGGGACGGGGGCGCCGGTTTCGGAATCCGGGCGGACCCCTTCGCCGGATCCGCCGGCGTCGTCTCTTCCGAGTCACAGCTGA
- a CDS encoding isoprenylcysteine carboxyl methyltransferase family protein encodes MGLGWALLLIVGLQRLAELRVAGRNARWARAQGGYEVGGGHYILIVSVHLLWFLGMAGEILSGATPPVWWPLPALLFLLAQVLRYWSIRSLGRHWNTRIWVIPGKKPVLRGPYRFIRHPNYLAVIAEILALPLLLGAFWTAAVASLLNLLVLLGVRIPAEERALAAAMEEDGEAGRKNRFLPFPKRG; translated from the coding sequence ATGGGGCTCGGGTGGGCGCTGCTTTTGATTGTGGGATTGCAGAGGCTGGCGGAACTGCGCGTGGCCGGGCGGAACGCCCGGTGGGCGCGGGCGCAGGGCGGTTATGAGGTGGGAGGAGGGCACTACATCCTCATCGTCTCGGTGCACCTGCTCTGGTTTCTGGGCATGGCCGGCGAAATCCTTTCGGGGGCGACGCCGCCGGTCTGGTGGCCGCTTCCTGCGCTCCTTTTCCTCCTCGCCCAGGTTCTCCGCTATTGGTCGATTCGTTCCCTGGGCCGCCACTGGAACACGCGGATCTGGGTGATCCCCGGTAAGAAACCGGTCCTCCGCGGCCCTTACCGGTTTATCCGCCATCCCAATTATCTCGCCGTCATTGCCGAGATCCTCGCGCTTCCCCTCCTCCTGGGGGCTTTTTGGACGGCGGCGGTGGCGTCTCTTTTGAATCTGCTGGTATTGCTCGGGGTGCGCATTCCCGCGGAGGAGCGGGCCCTGGCGGCGGCGATGGAAGAGGACGGGGAGGCGGGGCGAAAAAACCGTTTCCTTCCCTTCCCGAAACGGGGATGA
- a CDS encoding ABC transporter ATP-binding protein gives MEPDKGTAAVSLHRATKCFTTPAGKDYTAVHEITLEVQEGTFVAIVGPSGCGKSTLLNMTAGLTAPTSGTVRIYGQPLRGINRRAAYIFQQDALLPWKTVLDNAALGLVFRGRRTDEAREAAREWLERVGLGPFADRYPFQLSGGMRKRVAIAQSWVVNPDILLMDEPFSALDVQTRQMMESELLSLWSSSRKTVLFVTHDLEEAIALADEVVVLSAAPASRVVGRFPVDLSRPRNLMDIRTDPRFVDLYRTIWSILREEVLKSYERSRHMA, from the coding sequence ATGGAACCGGACAAAGGAACGGCGGCTGTAAGCCTGCACCGGGCGACGAAGTGCTTCACGACGCCCGCGGGGAAGGACTATACGGCGGTGCACGAGATCACGCTGGAGGTGCAGGAGGGAACCTTCGTCGCCATCGTCGGCCCGAGCGGATGCGGCAAGTCGACCCTCCTCAACATGACCGCCGGTCTGACGGCGCCCACATCCGGAACGGTGCGCATTTACGGTCAGCCGCTTCGCGGGATCAACCGGCGGGCGGCCTATATCTTTCAGCAGGATGCGCTGCTCCCCTGGAAGACGGTTCTGGACAACGCGGCGCTCGGTTTGGTGTTTCGCGGCCGTCGCACCGACGAGGCCCGCGAGGCGGCGAGGGAGTGGCTGGAAAGGGTGGGGCTCGGTCCCTTCGCCGACCGGTACCCGTTTCAGCTGTCCGGCGGAATGCGCAAGCGGGTGGCGATCGCCCAGAGTTGGGTCGTAAATCCCGACATCTTGCTGATGGACGAGCCCTTCAGCGCCCTGGACGTGCAGACGCGGCAGATGATGGAGAGCGAACTTCTGTCCCTCTGGTCGTCGTCGCGAAAAACGGTGTTGTTCGTGACGCATGACCTGGAGGAGGCGATCGCCCTGGCGGACGAAGTCGTCGTTCTGTCGGCGGCTCCGGCCAGCCGGGTGGTGGGCCGTTTTCCCGTCGATCTGTCCCGTCCGCGCAATTTGATGGACATCCGGACGGACCCCCGTTTTGTCGATCTTTACCGGACGATCTGGTCGATTCTGCGCGAGGAGGTCCTGAAGAGTTATGAACGGAGCAGACACATGGCGTAA
- a CDS encoding ABC transporter permease has translation MNGADTWRKREEKMSQASRAEQTGNRPAEGGMYAPARPTPGPGGERDEADPRAAGRIAAARHRRKVRLLQGGFGVALLVSWQLLADGGILDPFFFSRPTEIFSRIAEWVSTGFIWPHLAVTLEEALLSFVIGVLLGVLFGFVLARFSLLAEVLDPYIQMLNSLPRVVLAPIFMLWFGLGIWSKVALGVTLVFFVVFFNTYRGVREVDRVIIDNARMLGASERQLLRHVLIPSALSWIFSSLHTSIGFAIVGAVVGEYLGASMGVGYVIAQAEGVFDTTGVFAGMIILMAVVLLVDQAVNRVERHLLRWKPENAAGWADGKKE, from the coding sequence ATGAACGGAGCAGACACATGGCGTAAGCGGGAAGAGAAGATGTCCCAAGCTTCCCGAGCGGAGCAGACGGGGAACCGCCCGGCGGAAGGGGGGATGTACGCCCCCGCCCGGCCGACGCCGGGCCCCGGAGGGGAAAGGGATGAGGCCGACCCGCGGGCGGCCGGTCGCATCGCCGCGGCCCGGCATCGGCGGAAGGTGCGCCTCCTGCAGGGGGGGTTCGGGGTTGCGCTGCTGGTTTCATGGCAGCTCCTCGCCGACGGGGGAATTCTCGATCCCTTCTTTTTCAGCCGCCCGACCGAGATTTTCAGCCGAATCGCGGAGTGGGTGTCGACCGGATTCATCTGGCCTCACCTGGCGGTCACGCTGGAGGAAGCGTTGCTGTCCTTTGTCATCGGCGTTCTGTTGGGGGTGCTTTTCGGCTTTGTCCTGGCCCGGTTTTCGCTGCTGGCCGAGGTGTTGGACCCTTACATCCAGATGTTGAATTCCTTGCCCCGGGTGGTTCTTGCCCCCATTTTCATGCTCTGGTTCGGCCTGGGCATCTGGTCCAAGGTGGCCCTGGGCGTCACGCTGGTTTTCTTCGTCGTCTTCTTCAACACCTACCGGGGGGTGCGCGAGGTGGACCGGGTGATCATCGACAACGCCCGGATGCTGGGGGCCTCCGAACGGCAGCTGCTGCGGCACGTCCTGATCCCCTCGGCCCTCTCGTGGATCTTCTCCAGCTTGCATACCAGCATCGGCTTTGCCATCGTGGGGGCGGTGGTGGGGGAGTACCTCGGCGCCTCCATGGGGGTGGGCTACGTTATCGCCCAGGCGGAGGGAGTGTTTGACACGACGGGGGTTTTTGCGGGGATGATCATCCTGATGGCGGTGGTGCTGCTGGTGGATCAGGCGGTGAACCGCGTGGAGCGGCACCTGCTGCGCTGGAAGCCGGAAAACGCGGCGGGCTGGGCGGACGGGAAGAAGGAATGA
- a CDS encoding ABC transporter substrate-binding protein, which yields MRKNRRRIAAFALAVLLPVLAACGGGSGGGSSAGGTIDVTIGVGGQASIVYLPTTLAQQLGYYEEEGLNVTLQDFQGGAKSLEALMGGSVDVVSGYYDHTNQMAAKGQKLKSFVTMLRYPGLVMAVSPETDKPIGKIEDLKGAVVGVSAPGSSTHLFLNYLLSKKGLDPRKDVSVIGIGLTGTAIAAMEKGEVDAAVLTDPAATQLAKRHPDLKILMDTRTAEGVKQAFGTETYPASVLYSKAEWIEQNPEAARRLARAIQRTLKWIQQHSPREIAEKMPSRFHGGDESTYVEAIDHTMPMFSPDGVMHPEGPQAVKEVLSLSLEEVRRAKFDLKETYTNEFVQ from the coding sequence GTGCGGAAAAATCGACGGAGGATTGCAGCCTTTGCCCTGGCGGTGTTGCTGCCGGTTTTGGCGGCTTGCGGCGGCGGTTCCGGGGGCGGCTCCTCCGCCGGGGGAACCATCGATGTGACCATCGGAGTGGGCGGTCAGGCTTCGATCGTCTATCTGCCGACCACCCTGGCCCAGCAGCTGGGCTATTACGAGGAAGAAGGGCTGAACGTGACCCTTCAGGATTTCCAGGGGGGAGCCAAGTCGTTGGAAGCCCTGATGGGCGGGAGCGTCGATGTCGTGTCGGGCTACTACGACCACACGAATCAAATGGCGGCGAAGGGGCAAAAGCTGAAATCCTTCGTCACCATGTTGCGCTATCCGGGCCTGGTGATGGCCGTCTCTCCCGAGACGGACAAACCGATCGGGAAAATCGAGGATCTGAAGGGGGCTGTGGTGGGCGTCAGCGCGCCCGGTTCCTCCACGCATCTGTTTCTCAATTATCTGCTGTCCAAGAAGGGATTGGATCCGCGAAAGGATGTCAGCGTCATCGGGATCGGGTTGACGGGCACGGCCATCGCCGCGATGGAAAAGGGAGAGGTGGATGCGGCGGTGCTCACCGACCCGGCGGCCACCCAACTGGCCAAGCGCCATCCGGATCTGAAGATCCTGATGGACACCCGCACCGCCGAAGGCGTCAAACAGGCCTTCGGAACGGAAACTTACCCCGCTTCGGTTCTCTATTCGAAGGCCGAGTGGATCGAGCAGAATCCGGAGGCCGCGCGCCGTTTGGCCCGGGCGATCCAGCGCACCCTGAAATGGATCCAGCAACATTCCCCCCGGGAGATCGCGGAGAAGATGCCCTCCCGGTTCCACGGCGGGGACGAGTCCACCTATGTGGAGGCCATCGATCACACCATGCCCATGTTCTCTCCGGACGGGGTGATGCATCCGGAGGGGCCGCAAGCCGTAAAAGAGGTGTTGTCCCTCTCGCTGGAGGAAGTGCGCCGGGCGAAATTCGACCTGAAGGAAACCTACACCAACGAGTTTGTCCAATAG
- a CDS encoding glucose 1-dehydrogenase: protein MEKRLFADQTAVVTGGGQGIGRAVAELLAREGAHVYIAEQDEEAGTECEEEIRKAGGAATFVPTDVARPEEIRRLMDRIGKERGKLHILCNNAGISLFRPLEELSVEEWDRVIHVNLRSVFLCAKYGLPLLRTAGRASIINIASTRALMSEPHTEAYSASKGGILALTHALAVSLGPTVRVNAISPGWIETSEWKKKSARKPAQLTEEDHRQHPSDRVGRPEDIARAVRYLASPDAEFITGANLVIDGGMTVKMIYA from the coding sequence TTGGAAAAAAGGCTTTTTGCGGATCAGACGGCGGTCGTCACCGGCGGAGGGCAAGGCATCGGCCGCGCGGTGGCGGAACTCCTCGCCCGGGAAGGGGCCCACGTCTACATCGCGGAACAGGATGAGGAAGCGGGGACCGAGTGCGAAGAGGAGATCCGGAAGGCGGGGGGCGCGGCCACCTTTGTTCCCACGGACGTGGCGCGGCCGGAAGAAATCCGGCGGCTGATGGACCGGATCGGCAAGGAACGGGGCAAACTGCACATCCTGTGCAACAACGCGGGGATCAGCCTTTTCCGCCCACTGGAGGAGCTCTCCGTGGAAGAGTGGGACCGGGTGATCCACGTCAATCTGCGGAGCGTCTTTTTGTGCGCGAAGTACGGCCTGCCCCTGCTGCGGACGGCCGGACGGGCCTCCATCATCAACATCGCCTCCACCCGGGCCCTGATGTCCGAACCCCACACCGAGGCCTACTCCGCCTCCAAAGGGGGAATTCTGGCCCTCACCCACGCGCTGGCCGTCAGCCTCGGGCCGACGGTCCGCGTCAACGCGATCAGTCCGGGATGGATCGAAACCTCCGAATGGAAAAAGAAAAGCGCCCGGAAACCGGCGCAATTGACCGAAGAGGACCATCGGCAGCACCCCTCGGACCGGGTGGGACGCCCCGAAGACATCGCCCGGGCCGTCCGCTACCTCGCCTCTCCGGATGCGGAGTTCATCACCGGGGCCAACCTGGTGATCGACGGCGGCATGACGGTGAAGATGATTTACGCATAG
- a CDS encoding SDR family NAD(P)-dependent oxidoreductase has protein sequence MRKRIVLVTGASSGIGREIARLLARRGDFPVLAARRAEPLQKLTEELGTGAAFPCDVTDENAVQALVDEVKRTWGRIDVLINNAGYGAFGGFLEIPMSEYEGMMQTNYLGAVRMTRAVIPHMLEAGGGRIVNIASVAGLTGSPNLAAYTASKFALVGFSESLDLQYAPVIRVGVLCPGPVSTPFFRGEDPSRFFPAPIAKRLLDPETVARHAIGLIDRPRVLVVPRLFAPALAFRALFPRIYRKIAKKMYDHHFQRQKAKDPVGNSSSTAIEK, from the coding sequence ATGCGAAAGCGAATCGTTCTCGTCACCGGTGCCTCCAGCGGAATCGGACGGGAAATCGCCCGGCTGCTGGCCCGGCGGGGGGATTTTCCCGTCCTCGCCGCCCGGCGGGCGGAACCCCTCCAAAAGCTGACGGAAGAGCTGGGCACCGGCGCCGCCTTCCCCTGCGATGTGACCGACGAAAATGCCGTTCAGGCGTTGGTGGATGAGGTGAAACGTACCTGGGGGCGCATCGATGTCCTGATCAACAACGCCGGCTACGGCGCCTTCGGAGGGTTTCTCGAGATCCCGATGAGTGAATATGAAGGCATGATGCAGACCAATTATCTGGGAGCCGTCCGCATGACCCGGGCCGTGATTCCCCATATGTTGGAAGCCGGCGGGGGACGGATCGTCAACATCGCCTCGGTGGCGGGGCTCACCGGCAGTCCGAACCTGGCCGCCTACACGGCCTCCAAATTTGCCCTGGTCGGCTTTTCCGAATCCCTCGACCTGCAATATGCGCCGGTCATCCGGGTGGGCGTCCTCTGCCCCGGGCCCGTTTCCACCCCCTTTTTCCGGGGCGAAGACCCCTCCCGCTTTTTCCCCGCCCCGATCGCCAAGCGGCTCCTCGATCCGGAAACCGTGGCCCGCCACGCCATCGGATTGATCGACCGCCCCCGGGTTCTCGTGGTGCCGCGCCTCTTCGCGCCCGCCCTCGCTTTCCGGGCCCTCTTTCCCCGGATTTACCGGAAAATCGCCAAAAAAATGTATGATCATCATTTTCAGCGTCAAAAAGCGAAGGACCCCGTCGGCAATTCCTCCTCAACCGCAATCGAGAAATAA
- a CDS encoding class II aldolase/adducin family protein: MTTFTMAGDWRQSPVLKKLAEGLRNELIKNGYVYGSKEDPDLKLVLHFVDPDDPRHFRRKGKGTFVVTVAEKSEPVDSILKAGYPILVRSLGNMMIYLDRSKGQPAVHFITLEQGCYPIPGDMEEPGFFRRVFERLLPLATAELIIDNTFEPDLPESLWDGDELTRQINRAGKKLDEMNLLPAPFPIEELLSERELRHVKRLYGIGGLSYGNLSARKDGNRFWMSASGVNKAKLETVGRDILMIKGYSPEEKAMRISVPPKVEPRRASVDAIEHWMIYTNHPEVGAIVHIHAWMEGVPTTKINYPCGTLQLAKAVAEQISRAEDPSRAVVGLKNHGLTITGRDLDDIFERIEGKIIPQVPMS, from the coding sequence ATGACCACGTTCACCATGGCGGGAGACTGGCGGCAAAGTCCCGTGCTCAAAAAGCTGGCCGAAGGCCTCCGAAACGAATTGATCAAAAACGGGTATGTCTACGGCTCCAAGGAGGATCCCGATCTGAAACTGGTCCTCCATTTTGTGGATCCGGATGATCCCCGCCATTTCCGGCGAAAGGGAAAGGGAACCTTCGTCGTCACGGTGGCGGAGAAAAGCGAACCGGTCGACAGCATCCTGAAGGCGGGTTATCCCATCCTGGTGCGCTCCCTCGGCAACATGATGATTTACCTGGATCGCTCCAAAGGTCAACCCGCCGTCCACTTCATCACCCTGGAGCAGGGATGCTACCCCATCCCGGGGGACATGGAGGAACCCGGCTTCTTCCGCCGGGTGTTCGAGCGGCTCCTTCCCCTGGCCACCGCGGAATTGATCATCGACAACACCTTTGAACCGGATCTCCCGGAAAGCCTTTGGGACGGGGATGAACTGACCCGGCAAATCAACCGGGCGGGGAAAAAGCTGGACGAGATGAACCTGTTGCCCGCCCCCTTTCCCATCGAGGAGCTCCTGTCCGAGCGGGAATTGCGCCACGTGAAGCGCCTCTACGGGATCGGGGGCTTGAGCTACGGCAATCTGAGCGCCCGAAAGGATGGAAACCGCTTCTGGATGAGCGCCAGCGGGGTGAACAAGGCCAAACTGGAAACCGTCGGCCGGGACATCCTGATGATCAAGGGATATTCCCCGGAAGAAAAAGCCATGCGAATCAGCGTTCCGCCGAAGGTGGAGCCGCGCCGCGCCTCCGTCGACGCCATCGAGCACTGGATGATCTACACCAACCATCCGGAGGTGGGAGCCATCGTTCACATCCACGCCTGGATGGAAGGCGTCCCCACCACGAAGATCAACTACCCCTGCGGCACCCTTCAACTGGCCAAGGCGGTGGCGGAGCAGATCAGCCGCGCCGAGGATCCCTCCCGGGCGGTCGTCGGCCTGAAAAACCACGGCCTGACCATCACCGGCCGCGATCTGGACGACATCTTCGAGCGGATCGAGGGAAAAATCATTCCCCAAGTCCCCATGTCCTGA
- a CDS encoding redoxin domain-containing protein: METFLLYSNILLWIVQLLVIFALVVLFRQFGEIYLNSADAISRDGIPIGDYIPEFVGEDFSTTRAVTHKDLEGRPTLLAFISPNCDACRDLIPEWNQCCLDHREKVNFVLMGVGDREKMEAFVREREIHGRIVWDRRDHFLRDFRVRVTPFAFILDEKGIVRGKGLCNGKEHIEELLGKLEDSLQTGDSQEGLR, encoded by the coding sequence ATGGAAACGTTTCTTCTTTACTCCAATATCCTGCTGTGGATCGTCCAGCTGCTGGTCATCTTTGCCCTGGTCGTTCTCTTCCGCCAGTTCGGCGAAATCTATCTCAATTCCGCCGATGCCATCTCCCGCGACGGCATCCCGATCGGAGACTATATTCCGGAATTTGTGGGGGAAGATTTTTCCACCACCCGCGCGGTCACACACAAAGACCTGGAAGGGAGGCCGACCCTCCTGGCCTTCATTTCACCGAATTGCGACGCCTGCAGGGACCTGATCCCCGAATGGAACCAATGCTGCCTGGACCACCGGGAGAAGGTGAACTTCGTCCTGATGGGAGTCGGCGACCGGGAGAAAATGGAGGCGTTTGTGCGGGAAAGGGAGATTCACGGGCGGATCGTCTGGGACCGGAGGGATCATTTTTTGCGGGATTTCCGCGTCCGCGTGACGCCCTTCGCCTTCATCCTCGATGAGAAGGGAATCGTGAGGGGCAAGGGGCTGTGCAACGGAAAAGAACACATCGAGGAGTTGCTGGGAAAACTGGAAGACTCCCTTCAAACCGGCGACAGTCAGGAGGGTCTCCGGTGA
- a CDS encoding MauE/DoxX family redox-associated membrane protein codes for MQMLADILAMFLCTLFIASAAPKLLHLSAFRELTAAYGVLPGPLARVLGSLLPFAELSGAALLCHPKTALCGSLILLLLLFGFAWAVSAVLRAKKTVRCGCYGKFLDARADRFTLIKIGILTAAAITVLIRSFSHPVRPSPESFFFGSFLTACLLAAQAVWTHHAKAMDRLKNR; via the coding sequence ATGCAAATGCTCGCCGATATTCTCGCCATGTTTTTGTGCACTCTGTTTATCGCCTCCGCCGCGCCCAAGCTCCTGCACCTTTCGGCCTTCCGGGAGCTGACGGCCGCGTACGGCGTTTTGCCCGGCCCTCTCGCCAGGGTGTTGGGGAGTCTCCTTCCCTTCGCGGAACTTTCCGGAGCCGCGCTGCTGTGTCATCCGAAGACCGCCCTTTGCGGCTCCCTGATCCTGCTCCTTCTCCTCTTCGGCTTCGCCTGGGCCGTCTCCGCCGTCCTGCGCGCCAAAAAAACCGTCCGCTGCGGATGTTACGGCAAATTTCTCGACGCCCGGGCGGACCGGTTCACCCTGATTAAAATCGGGATCCTGACGGCTGCGGCGATCACCGTGCTGATCCGCTCCTTCTCCCACCCTGTCCGTCCTTCACCCGAAAGCTTTTTTTTCGGAAGCTTCCTGACCGCATGCCTGTTGGCGGCCCAGGCCGTCTGGACCCATCACGCGAAGGCGATGGACCGATTGAAAAACCGCTGA